The Acinetobacter sp. WCHA45 DNA window GGTTGGTGGCTATACCACGCTGAAAACAACCAAGTAACTTTGGGTATGATTGTGGATTTATCTTATGAAAATCCAAATATGTATCCATTTATGGAAATGCAACGTTGGAAAACTCACCCAACCATTAAGCAATTCCTTGAAGGTGGTAAACGCATTTCTTACGGCGCACGTGCAGTTGTAAAAGGTGGCTTTAACTCTTTACCTAAACTGACTTTCCCAGGCGGTTGCTTGATCGGTGATGATGCTGGTTTCTTGAACTTTTCAAAAATCAAAGGCTCTCACACTGCAATGAAGTCAGGTATGTTGTGTGGCGAGGCTGTGTTTGAAGCAATCGCAGCGGGCGTCGAAAAAGGTGGTGATCTTGCAATTGCTCGCGTTCTTGAAGGCGACGATCATTTTGTTAAAGAGTTAACGACTTATACAGATAAGTATAATAACTCTTGGTTAAAAGAAGAGTTATATCAAGCACGTAACTTTGGTCCAGCGATGCACAAGTTTGGTACTTGGATTGGTGGTGCATTTAACTTTATTGATCAAAACATCCTTAAAGTGCCATTTACCTTACATGACTTAAAACAAGACTTTGCTGCACTTAAAACTGTAGATGCATCGACGTTCAAACCAAACTATCCAAAACCAGATGGTAAGTTGACCTTTGACCGTTTATCTTCAGTATTCGTATCAAATACAGTGCATGAAGAGAACCAACCTGCTCACTTAAAGCTAACTGATCCATCAATTCCAGTGAATGTAAACTTACCGAAATGGGATGAGCCTGCTCAACGCTACTGCCCTGCTGGTGTTTATGAAATCATGGAAAATGATGATGGTTCTAAGCGCTTCCAGATTAACGCAGCCAACTGTGTACACTGTAAGACTTGTGATATTAAAGACCCATCACAGAACATTACATGGGTAACGCCAGAAGGTGGCGGTGGTCCAAACTACCCGAATATGTAATTTTTAATTTGTACTGAAACTTAGTTTTTAGTACAAATTAGGTGGTGTATCAAAAAGTATGCTAAAAAAAAGCAGGTTGAATTTTGATAAAATAGAGAAATGCAAATAACTCTAGAAATCAAATGTCCAACCTGCCTCAGTGACAGTATAAAGAAAAATGGCATCAAAGTAGATGGGAAACAAAACTACCAATGCAAAGACTGCAAACGTCAGTTTATTGGTGACCATGCTCTGAGCTATCTAGGATGTAATTCTGGCATTACTCGTAAAATATTACAGTTAATGGTCAGAGGCAGCGGTATACGAGATATCGCTGAAGTTGAGCGCATTAGTATCGG harbors:
- a CDS encoding electron transfer flavoprotein-ubiquinone oxidoreductase gives rise to the protein MEHIEREAMEFDVVIVGAGPAGLSAAIKIRQLAIENNLPDLSVCVVEKGSEVGAHILSGAVLEPRAMNELFPNWKEEGAPLNVPVTGDETYFLLSDTKAQKMPYWMVPKSMHNEGNYVISLGNVVRWLGQKAEELEVSIFPGFAASEVLYHEDGTVKGIQTGDMGIGKNGEPTHNFTPGYELHAKYTLFAEGCRGHLGKRLIAKYNLDKDADPQHYGIGIKELWEIDPAKHKPGLVMHGAGWPLSETGSAGGWWLYHAENNQVTLGMIVDLSYENPNMYPFMEMQRWKTHPTIKQFLEGGKRISYGARAVVKGGFNSLPKLTFPGGCLIGDDAGFLNFSKIKGSHTAMKSGMLCGEAVFEAIAAGVEKGGDLAIARVLEGDDHFVKELTTYTDKYNNSWLKEELYQARNFGPAMHKFGTWIGGAFNFIDQNILKVPFTLHDLKQDFAALKTVDASTFKPNYPKPDGKLTFDRLSSVFVSNTVHEENQPAHLKLTDPSIPVNVNLPKWDEPAQRYCPAGVYEIMENDDGSKRFQINAANCVHCKTCDIKDPSQNITWVTPEGGGGPNYPNM